Proteins co-encoded in one Synechococcus elongatus PCC 6301 genomic window:
- a CDS encoding chromophore lyase CpcT/CpeT, whose amino-acid sequence MDDLQYLWTLLSGEFSNQPQAIAEPVHFVQLRLWQRPLLLFGHDRPCLFLEQANALQLDRPYRQRLLCLEADFSGQLSAQFYQFKNAAAVLGAGQDPDRLRSLTPEDVQLLESCRLAVEQTSRGGYNAQLPAGCRCRFWTDGIERQVSLGFEVWSESDRVNFHSFDRGIDPETGRSLWGALMGPYEFTKVADYAVTG is encoded by the coding sequence ATGGATGACCTCCAATATCTCTGGACACTGCTGAGCGGTGAATTCAGTAACCAACCCCAAGCAATCGCAGAGCCCGTTCACTTTGTGCAACTGCGACTGTGGCAGCGGCCGCTCCTGTTGTTTGGGCACGATCGCCCTTGCCTCTTCCTAGAGCAGGCCAATGCCTTGCAACTCGATCGCCCCTATCGTCAGCGATTGCTCTGCTTAGAAGCCGATTTCTCAGGTCAACTGAGCGCTCAGTTCTATCAATTCAAAAATGCAGCCGCAGTGCTCGGTGCCGGCCAAGATCCCGATCGCCTGCGATCACTGACCCCCGAAGATGTCCAGCTTCTAGAAAGCTGTCGCTTGGCTGTGGAACAAACCAGCCGCGGCGGTTACAACGCGCAATTACCGGCAGGTTGCCGCTGTCGATTTTGGACCGATGGCATTGAGCGCCAAGTCAGCTTGGGCTTTGAAGTCTGGAGTGAGAGCGATCGGGTTAACTTCCACAGCTTCGATCGCGGCATTGATCCCGAAACAGGTCGCAGCCTGTGGGGCGCGTTGATGGGACCCTACGAGTTCACGAAAGTTGCGGACTATGCCGTTACCGGTTGA
- a CDS encoding glutathione S-transferase family protein codes for MSSFALSWSELATLTDFNPDRVNGPTNAQSTLRLFGQPESAVRVTLYRDHHAWCPYCQKVWLWLEEKQIPYRIAKVTMFCYGEKETWYKRKVPSGMLPALELDGRIITESDDILLALESTFGPLMHSLLDRTVLPLRRLERELFRAWCGWLCYPSRSPQQDQQGRTAFQAVVDRVEAALASTPGPYFLECFGVTDVIFTPYVERMNASLFYYKGYSLREINPRLSDWFEAMESRETYRGTQSDFHTHAHDLPPQMGGCYANTDPQTAVCQARVDQGPWFGLPDVTYPEPPTARQEALQRVLRHKDTLIRLNPLEAEVFDPALRAALTTLITGQVCPPPAGSDRGLRYLRDRISVPRDMSIYAAKHLREALEATAQLAGDRQGPAISMRDRRDQDPARFASATAC; via the coding sequence ATGAGTTCTTTTGCCCTCAGTTGGTCTGAGCTGGCTACTTTGACCGATTTCAACCCCGATCGCGTCAATGGCCCCACCAATGCCCAGAGCACCCTACGACTGTTTGGGCAGCCGGAGTCGGCAGTGCGCGTTACCCTCTATCGCGATCACCATGCTTGGTGTCCCTATTGCCAAAAGGTCTGGCTTTGGCTGGAGGAGAAACAAATTCCCTACCGCATCGCCAAGGTGACGATGTTCTGCTACGGCGAGAAAGAGACCTGGTACAAGCGCAAAGTCCCCTCGGGGATGCTGCCAGCATTAGAACTCGATGGCCGAATCATTACGGAAAGCGATGACATTCTGCTGGCGCTGGAGTCTACTTTTGGACCACTGATGCATAGCCTGCTGGATCGGACCGTTTTACCCCTGCGCCGACTGGAGCGGGAACTCTTTCGGGCTTGGTGTGGCTGGCTTTGCTATCCCTCGCGATCGCCCCAACAGGATCAGCAAGGGCGCACTGCCTTTCAAGCGGTAGTTGATCGTGTTGAAGCAGCTCTGGCGAGTACCCCCGGCCCTTACTTCCTTGAGTGCTTTGGGGTGACGGATGTGATTTTCACGCCCTACGTCGAGCGGATGAACGCCAGCCTTTTCTACTACAAGGGCTATTCCCTGCGCGAGATCAACCCACGCCTCAGCGACTGGTTTGAGGCGATGGAAAGCCGCGAAACCTATCGGGGCACCCAGAGCGACTTCCATACCCACGCCCACGATTTGCCGCCGCAAATGGGCGGGTGCTACGCCAACACCGATCCACAAACGGCGGTATGCCAAGCCCGTGTGGATCAAGGCCCTTGGTTTGGGTTGCCCGATGTGACTTATCCTGAGCCGCCCACGGCTCGCCAAGAAGCCCTACAACGGGTGTTGCGCCACAAAGACACGCTAATCCGCCTGAACCCACTAGAGGCTGAGGTCTTCGATCCGGCTCTCCGCGCTGCGCTCACCACGCTAATAACCGGCCAAGTTTGTCCGCCACCGGCTGGCTCTGATCGAGGACTGCGCTATCTGCGCGATCGCATCAGCGTGCCTCGTGATATGTCGATCTATGCGGCCAAACACTTGCGGGAAGCCTTGGAGGCAACAGCACAACTAGCGGGCGATCGCCAAGGACCAGCGATTTCCATGCGCGATCGCCGTGACCAAGATCCTGCCCGCTTTGCCAGTGCAACCGCTTGTTAA
- a CDS encoding bifunctional metallophosphatase/5'-nucleotidase codes for MGMRLGRSLAIGVALGLGWMGPAAAEIYRFQILQLNDVYEITPVQGGRSGGLARVATLLKQLKAENPQTWSMLAGDYLSPSALGTAKVNGDRLAGQQMVAVLNAMGLDLATFGNHEFDISEAQLRQRLQEQKFALVTGNVLDAQGRLFPNTQTDYQFQVQATDCQKPVCPPLKVSVLGVTIDSNQAPYVRYGDPLKTLQQQIQQRQSNTDLFIGLTHLNLSQDQRLARSLPALDLILGGHEHENIQQWVGDDFTPIFKADANARTVYVHRLTYDSDRRDLQISSQLVPITPVIPEDPTTAAVVQTWLEKGFTGFRAQGFDPSAIVGRTTEPLDGLESSVRNESTALTRLIAKSYLRAVPTAELAIYNSGAIRIDDVLPSGPISQYDVIRMLPFGGAIASVEMRGELLQRVLEQGLKNRGSGGFLQTDGVQRSDRGWQIQGQPLRPDRWYRVAIADYLLTGQEKGLGFLTEQNPGLRSLQRGQDVRFAVIAQLQAQR; via the coding sequence ATGGGGATGCGACTGGGGCGATCGCTGGCGATCGGGGTAGCACTGGGGCTGGGCTGGATGGGGCCGGCGGCAGCAGAGATCTACCGCTTTCAGATTCTGCAGCTGAATGACGTCTACGAAATTACGCCAGTACAGGGTGGACGGAGCGGCGGTTTAGCGCGGGTTGCGACCTTGCTGAAGCAACTGAAGGCAGAGAATCCGCAGACTTGGTCGATGTTGGCAGGCGACTACCTCAGTCCTTCTGCCTTGGGAACAGCGAAGGTCAACGGCGATCGCTTGGCTGGGCAACAAATGGTTGCTGTTCTGAATGCAATGGGCCTGGACTTAGCGACCTTTGGCAACCATGAATTTGATATTTCTGAAGCCCAGTTGCGCCAGCGATTGCAGGAGCAGAAGTTCGCGTTGGTAACGGGTAACGTGCTCGATGCTCAGGGTCGCTTGTTCCCCAACACCCAAACGGACTACCAATTTCAGGTGCAGGCGACCGATTGCCAAAAGCCCGTTTGCCCGCCGCTGAAAGTCTCGGTTTTAGGGGTAACGATCGATAGCAACCAAGCTCCCTACGTCCGCTACGGCGATCCGCTGAAGACCCTGCAACAACAGATCCAGCAGCGTCAGTCCAACACTGATTTGTTTATTGGGCTGACTCATTTGAATCTCTCACAGGACCAACGACTGGCGCGATCGCTACCGGCTTTGGACCTGATTTTGGGTGGGCACGAGCATGAAAATATCCAGCAGTGGGTGGGCGATGACTTCACGCCAATCTTCAAGGCTGATGCCAACGCCCGCACCGTCTACGTGCATCGGCTGACCTACGACAGCGATCGTCGCGATCTACAGATCAGTTCGCAACTCGTGCCGATCACGCCAGTGATTCCTGAAGATCCGACAACAGCTGCTGTTGTGCAGACTTGGCTGGAAAAAGGATTCACCGGCTTCCGTGCCCAAGGCTTTGACCCCAGTGCGATCGTGGGGCGTACCACCGAACCGCTGGATGGGCTAGAAAGTTCTGTCCGTAACGAATCAACAGCACTGACACGCTTGATTGCTAAAAGTTATCTGCGGGCAGTACCGACAGCTGAGCTAGCGATTTATAACAGCGGCGCAATTCGGATTGATGATGTATTGCCATCGGGGCCGATTAGTCAGTACGACGTGATTCGAATGCTGCCCTTTGGGGGGGCGATCGCCTCGGTAGAAATGCGAGGTGAGCTGCTGCAACGGGTTTTAGAACAGGGACTCAAAAATCGGGGCAGTGGCGGCTTCCTGCAAACCGATGGCGTGCAGCGGAGCGATCGGGGCTGGCAAATCCAAGGTCAGCCCCTGCGGCCCGATCGCTGGTATCGCGTCGCGATCGCCGACTATCTGCTGACAGGACAGGAGAAAGGACTCGGGTTCCTGACCGAGCAGAATCCGGGCCTACGGTCGCTGCAACGGGGACAGGATGTGCGGTTTGCCGTGATTGCGCAGCTCCAGGCTCAGCGTTAA
- a CDS encoding Coq4 family protein: MIDTQLEQQLQGFSALQSLFEADFDVRRLFTAEDALEAGEYGRLTVEALRNDPAAGQLFEERWVLPELNLSSLLQLPEGSFGRVYAEMLVGNGFDPDYVIQIAPVEGDDDLSYFKRLWRTTHDFHHIATGLGTDPRGEVALQAFLMGQLPIPFSVVVVSMGLLRTSVAQPDRIPALVDAISDAFRRGRHSPQLLLAQRWDHFWALPVAEVRQQLQIAD; the protein is encoded by the coding sequence ATGATCGACACCCAGCTTGAACAGCAATTACAAGGATTTTCGGCCTTGCAAAGTCTGTTTGAGGCTGACTTTGACGTCCGTCGTCTCTTCACGGCTGAGGATGCCTTAGAGGCCGGTGAATATGGTCGCTTGACGGTTGAGGCGCTGCGCAATGATCCTGCTGCCGGCCAGTTGTTCGAGGAGCGCTGGGTGCTGCCCGAACTCAACTTGTCGAGCTTGCTGCAACTCCCCGAGGGTAGTTTTGGTCGAGTCTATGCGGAGATGCTGGTCGGCAATGGCTTTGACCCCGACTACGTCATCCAAATTGCGCCGGTTGAAGGCGATGATGACCTGAGCTATTTCAAGCGACTCTGGCGAACCACCCACGATTTTCACCACATCGCGACGGGGTTGGGGACTGATCCTCGGGGTGAAGTAGCCCTGCAAGCCTTTCTGATGGGACAACTGCCGATTCCCTTCAGCGTGGTTGTGGTCAGTATGGGGTTGTTGCGCACCTCGGTGGCTCAGCCCGATCGCATCCCAGCCTTGGTTGATGCGATTTCCGATGCTTTTCGGCGGGGGCGCCATTCGCCACAACTGTTGCTGGCGCAGCGCTGGGATCATTTCTGGGCGCTGCCTGTAGCTGAGGTTCGTCAGCAGTTGCAAATTGCGGATTAG
- a CDS encoding Rho termination factor N-terminal domain-containing protein, with the protein MKNTFTHTAGLAQLMLMLACAVIAEYAPVAGRHLGRWAGRTIVAGRIARRWYNTHLAHRVAIAEYGFRRFVAEQLGEEAPALRAAIEPWALTVYMVQTHTAAVDANIPTVCASMTIRELKAIAQQRQIPNWSRMRKADLLAALS; encoded by the coding sequence ATGAAAAATACATTCACCCATACCGCAGGCCTCGCCCAGCTGATGCTGATGCTGGCCTGCGCAGTCATCGCTGAGTACGCTCCCGTCGCTGGCCGTCACCTCGGACGCTGGGCAGGGCGCACCATCGTGGCCGGTCGCATCGCTCGCCGCTGGTACAACACTCACCTGGCACACCGCGTCGCGATCGCTGAGTACGGCTTCCGCCGATTCGTGGCTGAGCAACTGGGCGAAGAGGCCCCCGCACTACGCGCTGCGATCGAGCCTTGGGCACTGACGGTCTACATGGTTCAGACGCACACCGCTGCTGTCGATGCAAACATCCCGACTGTCTGCGCTTCGATGACCATCCGCGAGCTGAAGGCGATCGCTCAGCAGCGCCAGATTCCGAACTGGAGCCGCATGCGGAAAGCTGACCTTCTGGCAGCGCTGAGCTAG
- a CDS encoding IS1/IS1595 family N-terminal zinc-binding domain-containing protein, which produces MTCPPCPNCSSCDVIRYGHSEDGRQRWRCKSCRRSFTGGSAGRPTLGDRPLTATERQRRWRAKKRQQQ; this is translated from the coding sequence ATGACCTGCCCACCCTGCCCGAACTGCAGTAGCTGCGACGTGATTCGCTACGGCCACAGCGAGGATGGTCGCCAGCGCTGGCGCTGCAAATCCTGCAGGCGATCCTTCACCGGAGGCAGTGCTGGCAGGCCGACCCTCGGCGATCGCCCACTCACTGCTACCGAGCGACAGCGGCGCTGGCGAGCCAAGAAGCGCCAGCAGCAGTGA
- a CDS encoding BRO family protein — translation MTSPFDSIRHVENGQEFWNGRELMGFLDYPHWQHFTNAIDRAIISCQRRGKHVADHFSRTITKFKTGGRPREDYRLSRLAAYLVAMNSDPRKRSVAAAQEYFYLRIRESEERDQKALPTAALPTSQPVPLRRKTTAPADWHRNRDESGRFTQSNPAAKTDAELLSDFQFGMVQAIYALSQINRLSRDRSLAKQADTLCNWLLSTKELLLDRCLKP, via the coding sequence ATGACTTCACCGTTTGACAGCATTCGCCACGTCGAGAACGGCCAAGAGTTCTGGAATGGGCGCGAGCTGATGGGTTTTCTGGATTACCCGCACTGGCAGCATTTCACCAACGCCATTGATCGCGCGATCATCTCATGCCAGCGCCGTGGGAAGCATGTAGCAGATCACTTCAGCCGCACGATAACAAAGTTCAAAACAGGCGGACGCCCGAGAGAGGACTACAGGCTATCGCGCTTGGCGGCATACCTCGTGGCGATGAACTCCGACCCAAGAAAGCGCTCAGTGGCTGCTGCCCAAGAGTATTTCTACCTGAGGATTCGCGAGTCCGAGGAGCGCGATCAAAAAGCCCTGCCCACTGCAGCGCTGCCCACCTCGCAGCCTGTGCCACTCCGGCGCAAGACGACAGCGCCCGCTGACTGGCATCGGAACCGCGACGAAAGTGGCCGCTTCACGCAGTCCAATCCGGCAGCAAAGACCGATGCTGAACTCCTGAGCGACTTCCAGTTTGGGATGGTGCAGGCGATCTATGCGCTGTCGCAGATCAACCGACTCAGCCGCGATCGCAGTCTCGCCAAACAGGCAGACACACTCTGCAACTGGCTGCTCAGCACCAAAGAGCTGCTCCTCGATCGCTGCCTGAAACCCTGA
- a CDS encoding helix-turn-helix domain-containing protein gives MKVRCKLPELIRDAGLTQGRVATEAGLSPVTVSKLCRQHFSQIDVETVYKLCRFFQLKSIDDLLEIERSEPS, from the coding sequence ATGAAAGTGCGTTGTAAGCTACCGGAGCTAATCCGAGATGCAGGCTTAACACAAGGAAGAGTGGCAACAGAAGCAGGGCTGAGCCCCGTGACTGTGAGTAAGCTGTGTCGTCAACACTTCAGCCAGATAGACGTTGAAACGGTTTACAAGCTATGCCGCTTCTTCCAGCTCAAATCAATTGATGACCTGTTAGAAATTGAGCGTAGCGAGCCTTCTTGA
- a CDS encoding helix-turn-helix domain-containing protein, with amino-acid sequence MEERGLDQKSLAIAAGLGVTTVSRLYKNRFDRVDVTTLTKLCKFFQLKSVNELLDIEVEDEDPRSQDPW; translated from the coding sequence ATGGAAGAGCGAGGGCTTGATCAGAAGTCCTTGGCGATCGCAGCTGGCTTAGGCGTAACGACCGTGAGCCGCCTTTACAAGAACCGGTTTGACCGCGTGGACGTGACGACACTGACAAAGCTGTGCAAGTTCTTCCAGCTCAAGTCAGTTAACGAACTTTTAGATATCGAAGTAGAAGATGAAGATCCGAGGTCTCAAGACCCTTGGTAG
- a CDS encoding helix-turn-helix domain-containing protein — translation MKIRGLKTLGRVFIDANKKPLTFLATPPKNPPSLRFPFLFLLVNTLMKNYAVPNIAALRKRTGLSQTQLANIVGVDPVTIRNWERGRSGLDWFVKLAKLCEALDCSPRDLVKDPDSESKKVPRTVNELFASF, via the coding sequence ATGAAGATCCGAGGTCTCAAGACCCTTGGTAGAGTTTTTATTGACGCCAATAAAAAGCCTCTGACCTTTTTGGCGACCCCGCCGAAAAACCCTCCCAGCCTGCGTTTTCCGTTTCTATTTCTGTTAGTAAATACCCTTATGAAAAATTACGCTGTGCCAAACATTGCGGCGCTTAGGAAGCGCACTGGGCTGAGCCAAACGCAGCTGGCTAACATCGTTGGCGTTGACCCTGTGACAATCCGCAACTGGGAAAGAGGGCGATCGGGCCTTGACTGGTTTGTGAAGCTCGCCAAGTTGTGCGAAGCACTTGACTGCTCTCCTCGTGACTTAGTCAAGGATCCGGACAGTGAATCAAAAAAGGTGCCACGGACAGTTAATGAGCTTTTTGCAAGCTTCTAA
- a CDS encoding Panacea domain-containing protein, with protein MALESRDKLKSLVHYICSKRSGSPSLGSTKLNKILWFLDSIVYRQTGKPITGAKYKKLQHGPVPVDILAIQKELESEGKISVSYDRSYGFGFRTTIYTSLQEPDKSLLEEDELKFVDIVISRICDGHTARSISEHSHDVIWEAAAMGEEIPLEAVLASEEAPLEPEDIDWARGVIRKRKEGIA; from the coding sequence ATGGCTCTGGAATCAAGGGACAAATTAAAATCATTGGTTCACTACATTTGTAGTAAACGATCAGGTTCTCCGAGCCTGGGCTCAACCAAGCTGAATAAGATTCTTTGGTTTCTCGATAGTATTGTTTACCGACAAACAGGAAAACCAATTACAGGTGCAAAATACAAAAAACTTCAACATGGTCCAGTACCAGTAGATATTCTTGCGATCCAAAAGGAATTGGAATCAGAAGGTAAGATATCTGTTAGTTATGACAGGTCTTACGGATTTGGATTCCGCACAACAATATATACTTCTTTGCAAGAGCCCGACAAAAGCTTGCTTGAAGAAGACGAACTCAAATTTGTAGATATTGTCATTTCACGGATCTGCGACGGCCACACAGCCAGATCCATCAGCGAGCATTCGCATGACGTTATCTGGGAGGCTGCCGCCATGGGTGAGGAGATACCTCTTGAGGCAGTTTTAGCGTCAGAGGAAGCTCCACTAGAGCCTGAAGATATAGATTGGGCTCGTGGCGTCATCCGAAAACGGAAAGAAGGAATTGCTTAA
- a CDS encoding restriction endonuclease produces MLKLNSKRRRCETGEIDLDFTVKRIEATLFFEFSYLLIVECKNWQKTVGACELRTFCSKMRDVDANIGIFFATNGITKDAKQIIRNA; encoded by the coding sequence ATTCTAAAGCTTAATAGTAAAAGAAGGAGGTGTGAAACAGGAGAAATAGATTTAGACTTTACCGTAAAACGAATTGAAGCTACTCTTTTCTTTGAATTTTCTTATTTACTAATCGTTGAATGTAAAAATTGGCAAAAAACAGTAGGTGCATGTGAGTTAAGAACTTTCTGCTCCAAAATGCGGGATGTTGACGCTAATATTGGAATTTTTTTTGCTACAAATGGCATCACGAAAGATGCAAAACAAATCATTCGTAATGCCTAG
- a CDS encoding DUF488 domain-containing protein, which yields MPDLATSESKTVLTFGYGNRKNYDAFLSCLREFSVTCVVDVRLKPRAWSRMWYGDALQKLCTSENIQYVSKSSLGNLSGSSHWIPPEPEAAKQTLCEVAEMLETGNILLLCAEMDFSRCHRVEVASKLQELTSASVKHLK from the coding sequence ATGCCTGATTTAGCAACTTCTGAAAGCAAGACAGTGCTGACCTTCGGTTACGGAAACCGAAAAAATTATGATGCTTTTCTTTCTTGTCTTAGAGAATTTAGTGTCACCTGTGTAGTCGATGTAAGATTGAAGCCACGTGCCTGGTCTAGAATGTGGTACGGAGATGCTCTTCAAAAGCTTTGCACCTCTGAAAATATTCAATATGTTTCTAAGTCATCGCTAGGTAATTTGTCAGGTAGTAGTCATTGGATTCCACCTGAACCTGAAGCAGCTAAGCAAACCTTATGCGAAGTTGCTGAGATGCTTGAGACTGGAAACATTTTATTGCTCTGTGCAGAGATGGATTTCTCAAGATGTCATAGAGTGGAAGTGGCATCTAAGTTACAAGAGTTGACTAGTGCTTCAGTTAAGCATCTCAAGTAA
- a CDS encoding glycoside hydrolase family protein — protein MSDRIRTIADQLTGERVDLIRQLTLHEGLRLKPYRCTAGRLTIGIGRNLDDRGISEAEARLLLVSDIDHAMRQLESRLPWVRQLSWVRQRVLIDMAINLGIDGLLRFRKTLGHIEAGRYAEAADEMLNSLWADQVGERARRLSRMMGSNQDPFA, from the coding sequence ATGAGTGACCGCATCCGCACGATTGCAGACCAACTTACCGGCGAGCGTGTCGACCTGATTCGGCAGTTGACCTTGCATGAGGGCTTGCGGCTGAAGCCGTACCGCTGCACGGCGGGCAGGCTGACGATTGGCATCGGTCGCAATCTGGACGACCGCGGCATCAGTGAGGCTGAAGCGCGGTTGCTGCTGGTGAGCGACATCGACCACGCAATGCGACAGCTTGAGTCGCGCCTGCCTTGGGTTAGACAGCTTTCGTGGGTGCGTCAGCGAGTGCTGATCGACATGGCAATTAATCTGGGTATCGACGGCCTGCTTCGCTTCCGTAAGACCCTAGGCCACATTGAGGCCGGACGCTACGCCGAGGCAGCTGATGAGATGCTGAACAGCCTCTGGGCTGACCAGGTGGGTGAGCGTGCCCGACGTCTCAGCCGCATGATGGGCAGTAATCAAGACCCGTTTGCCTAG
- a CDS encoding D-Ala-D-Ala carboxypeptidase family metallohydrolase — MSTITADKFLDFFIHFDPNNPNHRRAAYMLAGVIPDAAMRDSAEWVKTYRTANAQPLTAETVQWSEWDARVSEHFTVGEVFQFDDFRRQRVTAENKRRIVKLAARLDVLRKQFGPLGVTSWFRDPVTNARVGGVDDSYHLTGGAADVSPLQFNPLEFEQWCEQNWNGGVGRGIKAGRRFVHLDDGPKGVWDY, encoded by the coding sequence ATGAGCACCATTACGGCTGATAAGTTCCTCGATTTCTTCATCCACTTCGACCCCAACAACCCTAACCATCGCCGGGCTGCCTATATGTTGGCGGGTGTGATTCCCGACGCTGCCATGCGGGACAGTGCCGAGTGGGTCAAGACCTACCGCACGGCGAACGCGCAACCACTCACGGCTGAGACGGTTCAGTGGAGTGAGTGGGATGCTCGCGTTTCTGAGCACTTCACGGTGGGCGAGGTGTTCCAGTTCGATGACTTCCGTAGGCAGCGGGTGACTGCTGAGAACAAGCGGCGGATCGTGAAGCTGGCTGCACGGCTCGACGTACTCCGTAAGCAGTTCGGCCCGCTGGGTGTCACGTCTTGGTTCCGCGACCCGGTGACTAACGCTCGGGTTGGTGGTGTTGACGACAGCTATCACCTGACTGGCGGCGCGGCTGATGTGTCCCCACTCCAGTTCAATCCGCTTGAGTTCGAACAGTGGTGCGAGCAGAACTGGAACGGCGGCGTGGGTCGCGGCATCAAAGCTGGTCGCCGGTTCGTGCACCTCGACGACGGGCCGAAAGGGGTTTGGGACTACTGA
- a CDS encoding contractile injection system protein, VgrG/Pvc8 family → MSKPAYLVEADGVNITKQIADRLLSLTVVDEAEQLSDRVEIVLDDRDKLLEIPKSGTWLKVYLGYAEGGKLPVYMGTYAVDDLTLSNGPRSMVVRATALETAPAMKDSRTQSWHDTTLGEIARTIASRSGLELRIVGDVGSIPIKHEDQTAESDIAFLTRLARRLKITAKPIDKALWITRRASDIPATPGVELAQRIVKGDEVSDWRATIKNRGAYSRVKARYFDQDEKKEKLLTVGPEDGNLQTFEEKQLYKTRDEAQRAADSRLQSLQSGEVTIDFSMEGDPEFTAEGQVTLQDFRALVDGTWYIRNVTHKFDGNGYRTTVTCGTKGEANNDWSAGRGENDKRSASEKGSLLCKTAQQLRGFSTQGGPDGGRNTCAWAVNRVFQKAGLTTPWGGSNYVPDAEAALRRSGAQQVSGPEPGAIAIFTDGGNPPQAHIGIVTCDGGRVISNSSSRPTRTRLASPSEYQGFYSGPIRYYRLK, encoded by the coding sequence ATGAGCAAGCCTGCCTACCTCGTCGAGGCCGACGGGGTGAACATCACCAAGCAGATCGCCGACCGGCTGCTGAGCCTTACCGTCGTCGACGAAGCGGAGCAGCTAAGCGATCGCGTCGAGATCGTGCTCGACGACCGCGACAAGCTACTGGAGATCCCGAAGTCTGGCACCTGGCTGAAGGTCTATCTCGGCTATGCCGAGGGCGGGAAGCTGCCAGTCTACATGGGCACTTACGCGGTTGATGACCTGACCCTCAGCAACGGCCCGCGATCGATGGTCGTGCGGGCTACGGCGCTCGAAACTGCGCCGGCCATGAAGGACTCAAGGACGCAGAGCTGGCACGACACGACGCTGGGCGAGATCGCCAGGACGATCGCCAGCAGGAGCGGCCTCGAGCTGCGAATTGTTGGCGACGTGGGCAGCATCCCGATTAAGCATGAAGATCAGACCGCCGAGTCAGACATCGCTTTCCTGACGCGACTAGCCCGCAGGCTGAAGATCACGGCCAAGCCGATCGACAAGGCATTGTGGATTACGCGCCGAGCGAGCGACATTCCAGCGACCCCCGGCGTCGAACTGGCGCAGCGCATCGTCAAGGGAGACGAGGTCAGCGACTGGCGGGCCACTATCAAGAACCGAGGAGCCTACAGCCGGGTGAAGGCTCGCTACTTCGATCAGGACGAGAAGAAGGAGAAGCTGCTCACGGTTGGGCCCGAAGACGGCAACCTCCAGACCTTCGAGGAGAAGCAGCTCTACAAGACCCGCGACGAAGCGCAGCGGGCAGCGGACTCGCGGCTGCAGTCCCTCCAGTCGGGTGAGGTGACGATCGACTTCAGCATGGAGGGCGATCCCGAGTTCACCGCCGAGGGGCAAGTCACGCTGCAGGACTTCCGCGCCCTCGTCGACGGCACTTGGTACATCCGCAACGTGACCCACAAGTTCGACGGTAACGGCTACCGGACGACGGTGACGTGCGGCACCAAGGGCGAGGCGAACAACGACTGGTCAGCCGGACGCGGCGAGAACGACAAGCGATCGGCCAGTGAGAAAGGGAGCTTGCTCTGTAAGACTGCTCAGCAGCTCCGGGGGTTCAGTACCCAAGGCGGGCCTGATGGCGGTCGGAACACTTGCGCCTGGGCGGTGAACCGGGTTTTTCAAAAGGCAGGGCTCACGACACCGTGGGGCGGGTCGAACTACGTCCCTGATGCGGAGGCGGCGCTGCGGCGCTCTGGTGCTCAACAAGTCAGCGGTCCTGAGCCGGGCGCTATCGCAATCTTCACTGATGGCGGCAACCCACCCCAGGCGCACATTGGGATCGTGACCTGTGATGGGGGAAGGGTTATCAGCAACAGCAGCTCGCGACCCACGAGAACGAGGCTCGCCTCACCGTCTGAGTACCAAGGTTTCTACAGTGGGCCAATTCGCTACTACCGCTTAAAATGA
- a CDS encoding tail protein X — protein sequence MALYITRQFDEIDEICWRYYGRTEGTVEPVLEANPGLSDMLPILPGDVAIDLPELPEPTTRNVLRIWTEA from the coding sequence ATGGCGCTCTACATCACCCGCCAGTTCGACGAGATCGACGAGATTTGCTGGCGCTACTACGGCAGGACGGAGGGCACCGTTGAGCCGGTGCTGGAGGCGAATCCTGGGCTGAGCGATATGCTGCCGATCCTCCCCGGCGATGTTGCGATCGACCTACCCGAGCTACCCGAGCCGACGACCCGCAACGTGCTGAGGATCTGGACTGAAGCATGA